A window of the Flavobacterium sangjuense genome harbors these coding sequences:
- a CDS encoding nidogen-like domain-containing protein, with the protein MNYKKLHPTILLMTLFCLLTINKSNAQSATVIEPGPEHYASKSSSIGNRATQISPIKNVTTGNSGQLNQAFNLSRSNSEITASPAVNCYIPPDGTYTNFPGNDDGSVGPIALPFTFSLYGVNYNSVYINNNGNLTFTGPSAVYDPAGFPFNVPMVAPFWADVDTRVGNTVKYKVNPTNLIVTWPGVGYYNQKTNLLNTFQVIITNGNDSLIGLGSNVAFYYGDMQWTTGEVPSNGGVNGFGGLPATAGINQGDGINYIQIGRFNANNGTYIGPLSGTSGINYLDFGCFPLTAGSLTNLPPSVSGLPANNTLNIACGETGTINLTALPPEVGQNVLVAIDTGSLCNATVTSSSGPSSNAIVSILGAACNEGSHNVSFYFADNFNPTASTTVNITVVVGSAPVISCPSDITVSNTPGQCGAIVNYPAATATGTSPTITYSIASGSFFPVGTTTVTATATNSCGSQSCDFTVTVNDTQLPNVITQNVTVNLDANGTAQVTAAQINNGSTDNCSIASMSLSKTNFDCSDLNLSIGNCQMDANYIDSATNANSGPNGQTFTCLTSGLLSKIDVISYNPAQLRLRNYVSEDLATAFTGAILATSNSADGAANFPGFTSFTFATPPFLTAGTKYIFEVVGSGTVYHHITGTYAGGTAVSPTNPGAVRDIPFKTYICSAGTVVTLTVTDVNNNSNTENAFVTVVDNIAPVITCPPTANVIANNTGCTYSGSIGTATATDNCGSPTISGPVPAGPYPVGTTVVTWTATDASGNSATCTQSVVVVTSVPAVTANNVSGCFGTAIALSGTPAGGTWSIANPYTGPSTTYTHSYTDGNGCSATSASATVTTHKLDYANLQWPPNAAICPGGSFTTYGQVYEGGLTDVAPYITGQAPNIQAWVGISPEGSNSNPNTWTNWTPAVLNASAISNNDEYMANIGNLLTPGTYYYTFRYSYMGCGYQYGGFGGSGVWDGSSSVSGVLTIKTLDYVNLQWPGSGSICPGGSMTAYGQVYEGGLTDVGANIPGQAPGIQAWIGISPVGSNSNPNTWSNWTPATWNSDHISNNDEYKATFGSSLAPGTYYYTFRYSLDGCAYQYGGFNSGGSSFWNGVNYVSGVLTVNPLPTVTAADVSGCAGTAIALSGTPAGGSWSVANPYTGPSTTYTHTYTDGNGCTNTSAPANITVNPLPIPVITANGPTTFCDGGSVTLTADFPYPSSNTTFMNSPSGGGTPVDCKCPAGYVAVGYTGYTGSWMDKIQLACKKLNSNGTLNPNIVYTSALGIGGGGGPNGPYLLTGDKVLVGGRADNGCCGYLSRFEGYGQSINYIQANGNNSSSPTSAGAFGPAGSSLGTQYVPNGNVVVGIKGWLNGFVSGLSLIYAPINQVMNTSYSWSNGSTDGAITVATAGNYSVTATSAFGCSATVSQTVTVNPQPVAVSPTTIAICIGGSTTLQVSGASGYNWSPATGLNQTTGDTVTASPTVTTVYTITATDPGSCSTTITVVVNPLPTPVISVTGPTTFCQGGSTILTAGPSNPNIWNAGSLTFVKTVAGQTDNITANTHLTRGNSFPLYNAITEASAPAGNCNWTPGNTEWAYGNIADWNTLSYQYLWPMIGCYPPGMVNQPMVVHLISENIYFQLTFTFWQAGGGNYTYTRTTQAAAYAGQSWSSGQTTPSISVNTSGNYTATVTDNNGCIATTAATTITVDPTSVGGAVSGGTSPICTGFAPGTLTLSGHTGAVLQWESSSDDVTWYPIANTSDTHSPGVLLVTTKFRAVVQSGTCLIVYSDPLTITVYQEYPFYADNDSDGYGAGPSVLLCSINATTVPAGYSLDNTDCDDSKDDRHQTYPFYVDADGDTYGAAGSTAVQLCAINASTPPLPNYSVNALDCNDAVFAIHPGVYDIPYDNIDNNCDGSLFDGHSPIVVYVLSPSCGGINHGLNNTINCTEIDLGEGYVIGYRFKVTNLVTGEIAYVDTVQHHFKLTDTSIYSYGTPYSIQAAAIINGEVQPFNGPICTLTTTTVATTKVIATQCGSTLIFMTSTINATAVNQALAYRFRVSRADAPGVYYLSPERTSPNFNLTMLTVPAGFLTYATEYKVDVQIKIKLANLIAWSQFGQACSIFTPPMPETSLVASQCEMTATSNTQVINTTPFTGATLYRFRLTLYNLIGDLVYSQYVDTPNPYFTLSMFSGLLPGNTYVVSVTMQLYGTFVDYGKDCSVTTPLVAKTTMTLPFKAIAHPNPFAENFIIDVTTSIQEMVSLKVYDMLGRLVEQREVKRSDLENSPFGDRYPSGVYNIIVTQGEEVRTVRVVKR; encoded by the coding sequence ATGAATTACAAAAAACTACATCCAACCATTTTGTTAATGACCTTATTTTGTTTATTAACGATAAACAAATCAAATGCTCAAAGCGCTACTGTAATTGAGCCAGGACCGGAACATTACGCTTCTAAATCATCATCGATTGGGAATAGAGCAACACAAATAAGCCCAATAAAAAATGTAACTACTGGAAATTCCGGACAATTAAATCAAGCATTCAATCTAAGTCGCAGTAATAGTGAAATTACCGCCTCACCTGCTGTTAATTGCTATATTCCGCCTGATGGCACTTATACCAATTTCCCGGGAAATGATGATGGATCAGTTGGACCCATTGCATTACCATTTACATTTAGCTTATATGGAGTAAATTATAATTCTGTTTATATTAACAATAATGGAAATCTAACATTTACTGGGCCTTCTGCAGTGTACGATCCTGCTGGTTTTCCTTTTAATGTACCAATGGTAGCACCATTTTGGGCAGATGTAGACACCCGTGTTGGAAACACAGTTAAATATAAAGTAAATCCAACCAATCTGATTGTTACCTGGCCTGGAGTAGGGTATTATAATCAAAAGACTAATTTATTAAATACCTTTCAGGTAATCATAACAAATGGAAATGATTCTTTGATAGGATTAGGTAGTAATGTTGCCTTTTATTATGGCGATATGCAATGGACTACAGGTGAGGTACCTTCAAATGGAGGTGTAAATGGTTTTGGAGGACTCCCGGCAACTGCAGGAATTAATCAGGGAGATGGTATTAACTACATACAAATTGGTCGCTTTAATGCGAACAATGGAACTTATATCGGACCTCTAAGTGGAACAAGCGGTATTAATTATCTTGATTTCGGCTGTTTCCCATTAACTGCAGGTTCACTTACTAATTTGCCCCCGAGTGTTTCAGGTCTTCCGGCTAATAATACGCTTAATATAGCTTGTGGAGAAACCGGTACAATAAATTTAACGGCCTTGCCTCCTGAAGTTGGTCAAAATGTTTTAGTAGCTATTGATACCGGAAGTTTGTGTAATGCTACTGTTACCTCGTCAAGTGGCCCTTCTTCTAATGCAATAGTTTCGATACTTGGCGCTGCATGCAATGAAGGTTCACATAACGTCAGTTTTTATTTTGCTGATAATTTCAACCCTACTGCAAGCACTACTGTAAACATTACTGTTGTAGTTGGTTCGGCTCCTGTCATATCCTGCCCATCTGATATCACAGTTTCAAATACACCGGGACAATGTGGTGCCATCGTCAATTATCCTGCAGCCACAGCAACCGGTACATCACCAACTATAACTTATTCTATAGCTTCAGGAAGTTTCTTCCCAGTAGGCACAACAACAGTTACGGCAACAGCTACCAATAGTTGTGGTTCTCAAAGTTGTGACTTTACGGTAACGGTTAATGATACACAACTACCCAACGTTATCACTCAAAATGTAACTGTCAATTTGGATGCAAATGGCACCGCTCAGGTTACCGCAGCTCAAATTAACAATGGCAGTACTGATAATTGTAGTATTGCCAGCATGAGTTTAAGTAAAACAAATTTTGACTGTAGTGATCTTAATTTGTCAATCGGGAATTGTCAAATGGATGCCAACTATATAGATTCCGCAACCAATGCCAATTCAGGGCCTAATGGACAAACTTTTACTTGTCTCACATCGGGACTCTTATCAAAAATTGATGTGATATCATATAATCCGGCACAATTAAGGCTTAGAAATTATGTGAGCGAAGATTTAGCCACTGCTTTTACAGGAGCTATTCTGGCTACTTCAAATTCAGCAGACGGTGCAGCTAATTTCCCTGGTTTTACAAGCTTCACCTTTGCAACGCCCCCTTTTTTAACAGCTGGTACAAAATATATTTTTGAAGTTGTAGGTTCTGGTACAGTATATCATCATATTACAGGAACTTATGCAGGCGGAACAGCTGTTAGTCCAACTAATCCGGGTGCCGTTAGAGATATTCCTTTTAAAACCTATATATGTTCGGCGGGGACAGTTGTAACATTAACCGTTACCGATGTCAATAATAATTCAAATACTGAAAATGCATTTGTCACGGTTGTTGATAATATAGCTCCAGTAATTACATGCCCACCAACGGCAAACGTAATTGCAAACAATACAGGTTGTACATATAGTGGAAGCATTGGTACAGCAACTGCGACTGATAATTGTGGTTCGCCAACTATTTCAGGCCCGGTTCCTGCTGGTCCGTATCCGGTTGGAACTACAGTTGTGACATGGACAGCAACAGATGCCAGTGGTAATTCGGCAACCTGTACCCAATCTGTGGTGGTTGTAACTTCTGTACCTGCTGTTACAGCAAATAATGTCAGTGGTTGTTTTGGAACTGCAATAGCTTTGTCAGGAACTCCTGCTGGAGGTACATGGAGTATTGCTAATCCTTACACTGGTCCAAGTACAACTTACACACATTCTTATACAGATGGTAATGGATGTAGTGCGACAAGTGCTTCGGCAACAGTTACGACACACAAATTAGATTATGCTAATCTTCAATGGCCGCCCAATGCCGCAATTTGTCCGGGAGGAAGTTTCACTACTTATGGGCAGGTTTATGAAGGAGGTTTAACAGATGTAGCACCTTATATTACAGGTCAGGCACCAAATATTCAGGCATGGGTTGGAATCAGCCCCGAAGGAAGTAATTCAAATCCGAATACATGGACCAATTGGACTCCTGCTGTTTTGAATGCCTCTGCTATTTCAAATAATGATGAATACATGGCTAATATCGGTAATTTATTAACTCCAGGAACCTACTATTATACATTCCGTTATTCTTATATGGGTTGTGGTTATCAATACGGAGGTTTTGGAGGCAGTGGTGTTTGGGATGGTTCATCAAGTGTAAGTGGTGTACTCACAATAAAAACACTTGATTATGTCAATTTACAATGGCCGGGTTCAGGATCTATTTGTCCTGGAGGCAGCATGACAGCTTACGGTCAGGTTTATGAAGGTGGCTTAACTGATGTTGGTGCTAATATCCCTGGTCAAGCTCCGGGAATTCAGGCATGGATTGGAATTAGTCCGGTAGGAAGCAATTCTAATCCAAATACATGGTCAAATTGGACTCCTGCTACTTGGAACTCTGATCATATAAGTAATAACGATGAATATAAGGCTACTTTCGGTAGTTCTTTAGCTCCGGGAACTTATTACTATACTTTCCGTTATTCTTTAGATGGTTGTGCCTATCAGTATGGTGGATTTAATTCAGGTGGTAGTTCATTTTGGAATGGTGTAAACTATGTCAGCGGTGTATTGACGGTTAATCCATTACCAACAGTTACAGCAGCTGATGTAAGTGGATGTGCAGGCACAGCCATTGCATTATCAGGAACTCCGGCAGGAGGCTCATGGAGTGTGGCAAATCCTTATACAGGACCGAGTACTACTTATACCCATACTTATACTGACGGAAATGGTTGTACTAATACCAGTGCTCCTGCAAATATTACTGTAAATCCATTACCAATACCAGTTATTACGGCTAATGGTCCGACAACCTTTTGTGATGGAGGTAGCGTTACACTAACAGCAGATTTTCCTTATCCTAGTAGTAATACTACTTTTATGAACTCACCTAGTGGAGGCGGTACGCCTGTAGATTGTAAGTGTCCGGCAGGATATGTAGCTGTAGGATATACAGGTTATACAGGCTCCTGGATGGACAAAATACAATTGGCATGTAAAAAATTAAATTCAAATGGTACGCTTAACCCTAATATAGTGTATACTTCTGCATTAGGTATTGGTGGAGGCGGTGGTCCAAATGGTCCTTATTTACTGACAGGTGATAAAGTATTGGTAGGAGGTAGAGCCGATAATGGTTGTTGTGGTTATCTTTCCCGTTTCGAAGGATATGGACAATCTATAAATTATATACAGGCTAATGGGAATAATAGTTCATCACCAACTTCTGCCGGTGCCTTTGGACCAGCTGGATCTTCTTTAGGTACTCAATATGTACCTAATGGAAATGTAGTAGTTGGTATTAAAGGATGGCTAAATGGCTTTGTTTCTGGACTTAGCTTGATATATGCTCCTATTAATCAAGTAATGAATACAAGTTATTCTTGGAGTAATGGTTCCACAGATGGTGCGATAACAGTAGCTACTGCTGGAAACTATAGTGTAACAGCAACAAGTGCTTTCGGTTGTTCTGCAACTGTTAGTCAAACGGTTACTGTCAATCCACAACCTGTTGCCGTTAGTCCTACTACTATTGCGATCTGTATTGGCGGTAGCACAACATTGCAAGTTAGCGGCGCCAGTGGTTATAACTGGTCTCCAGCCACAGGTTTGAATCAAACTACAGGAGATACAGTAACAGCCAGTCCAACAGTTACAACGGTTTATACGATAACTGCTACTGATCCTGGCTCGTGTTCAACTACTATTACTGTAGTAGTTAATCCTCTGCCAACACCTGTAATAAGCGTTACTGGTCCGACTACATTCTGCCAGGGCGGTTCAACTATTTTAACGGCAGGACCATCTAATCCAAATATTTGGAATGCAGGTAGTTTGACTTTTGTTAAAACGGTTGCAGGTCAAACAGATAATATTACTGCTAACACTCATCTTACCAGAGGCAATTCGTTCCCTCTTTATAATGCTATTACAGAAGCAAGTGCACCAGCGGGTAATTGCAATTGGACTCCAGGTAATACGGAATGGGCATATGGAAACATAGCCGACTGGAATACCTTAAGTTACCAATATCTATGGCCAATGATTGGTTGTTATCCTCCGGGTATGGTTAATCAGCCTATGGTCGTGCATTTAATTTCAGAAAATATTTATTTCCAGTTAACATTTACTTTCTGGCAAGCGGGAGGTGGAAACTATACGTATACCCGTACCACTCAGGCAGCCGCATATGCAGGTCAAAGTTGGTCAAGCGGTCAAACAACTCCATCTATTTCTGTAAACACTTCCGGGAATTATACAGCAACAGTAACCGATAATAATGGATGTATTGCTACTACTGCAGCAACAACTATTACTGTTGACCCAACTAGTGTTGGAGGAGCAGTAAGCGGTGGAACAAGTCCAATTTGTACAGGATTTGCACCGGGCACCTTGACTCTTAGCGGACACACAGGAGCTGTGCTGCAATGGGAAAGTTCTTCGGATGACGTGACTTGGTATCCAATTGCCAATACAAGTGATACCCATTCACCAGGCGTTTTACTAGTAACAACTAAATTTAGAGCAGTTGTGCAAAGTGGCACTTGTCTTATTGTCTATTCCGACCCTTTAACAATTACGGTGTATCAAGAATATCCATTCTATGCAGATAATGATAGTGATGGATATGGAGCTGGACCTTCAGTTTTATTGTGTTCTATAAACGCGACTACAGTACCGGCAGGATATTCATTAGACAATACCGATTGTGATGATTCCAAAGATGACAGACATCAAACGTATCCATTCTATGTAGATGCTGATGGTGATACCTATGGAGCTGCAGGATCAACTGCTGTTCAGTTGTGTGCAATAAATGCCAGCACACCTCCGTTACCTAATTATTCTGTTAATGCATTAGATTGCAACGATGCCGTGTTTGCTATTCATCCTGGAGTATATGACATTCCATATGACAATATTGATAACAACTGTGATGGTTCATTATTTGACGGTCATTCACCAATAGTGGTTTATGTACTATCGCCTAGCTGTGGTGGTATTAATCATGGTTTAAATAACACTATCAATTGTACAGAAATCGATTTGGGTGAAGGTTATGTGATTGGTTACCGATTTAAAGTGACTAATTTAGTTACCGGTGAAATAGCTTATGTTGACACTGTGCAGCATCACTTTAAATTGACAGATACTAGTATTTATTCTTATGGCACGCCATATTCTATTCAAGCGGCTGCTATTATAAATGGTGAAGTACAACCGTTCAACGGACCAATTTGTACCCTTACAACAACAACTGTAGCAACAACCAAAGTGATTGCCACACAATGTGGTTCTACTTTAATCTTTATGACTTCTACTATCAATGCAACAGCAGTAAATCAAGCTCTTGCCTATCGTTTTAGAGTTTCCCGTGCTGATGCACCTGGTGTATATTACTTATCTCCTGAACGCACATCACCAAACTTTAATTTGACAATGTTGACTGTTCCTGCAGGGTTCTTAACTTATGCTACAGAATACAAAGTAGATGTTCAGATAAAAATAAAATTAGCCAACTTAATTGCCTGGTCTCAATTTGGACAAGCTTGTTCTATATTTACACCTCCAATGCCTGAAACATCTTTAGTTGCTTCACAATGTGAAATGACAGCTACGAGCAATACACAAGTGATTAACACCACTCCTTTTACTGGTGCTACTCTGTATCGTTTCAGATTGACATTATATAATTTAATAGGTGATTTAGTATACAGTCAATATGTTGATACACCTAATCCATATTTCACCTTGAGTATGTTCTCCGGATTGCTCCCGGGTAATACCTATGTAGTCTCGGTGACCATGCAACTCTATGGTACTTTTGTTGATTATGGAAAAGACTGTAGTGTGACGACTCCACTAGTAGCAAAAACAACGATGACGCTACCTTTCAAAGCGATAGCACATCCTAATCCATTTGCTGAAAACTTCATAATTGATGTCACTACCTCGATCCAGGAAATGGTTAGTCTAAAAGTCTATGACATGTTAGGCAGACTAGTAGAACAACGAGAGGTGAAAAGATCTGATTTGGAGAATTCACCATTTGGAGATCGCTATCCTTCCGGAGTGTATAATATCATTGTTACACAGGGCGAAGAAGTAAGAACTGTTCGTGTGGTAAAAAGATAA
- a CDS encoding flavin reductase family protein has product MQFDPNELDHTAVYKLLTGSVIPRPIGWISSISEHGINNLAPFSYFNAVGDDPPHVMFSTGRGNNTNKDTLNNVLATKQFVVNMVTEELTEQMNSTAQAVHSDIDEFELAGVTPIPSLKIQPRRVKESPITFECELVHHYFLEDHKNGGACVIIGRIVMMHIADDVLLDNYKINLENYKPVSRLAGSGYAKIGEIFSVKRN; this is encoded by the coding sequence ATGCAATTTGACCCAAACGAATTAGATCATACTGCCGTTTATAAACTTTTAACCGGCTCCGTAATTCCAAGACCTATTGGCTGGATTTCAAGTATTAGCGAGCATGGCATCAACAATTTAGCACCCTTTTCCTATTTCAATGCCGTTGGAGATGATCCGCCTCATGTTATGTTTTCCACTGGTAGAGGCAATAATACCAATAAAGACACACTTAATAATGTTTTGGCAACCAAACAATTTGTGGTGAATATGGTAACCGAAGAATTGACCGAACAAATGAATTCTACTGCACAGGCTGTTCATTCTGATATTGACGAATTTGAATTGGCTGGTGTAACTCCGATTCCTTCTTTAAAAATACAACCAAGACGTGTCAAAGAAAGTCCAATCACTTTTGAATGTGAATTGGTTCATCATTACTTCCTTGAAGATCATAAAAATGGCGGTGCCTGCGTCATAATTGGCCGAATCGTTATGATGCATATTGCAGATGATGTACTGCTTGATAATTACAAAATAAACCTTGAAAACTATAAACCGGTTTCTCGTTTAGCGGGTTCAGGTTATGCAAAAATCGGAGAAATTTTCTCTGTCAAAAGAAACTAA
- a CDS encoding SRPBCC domain-containing protein yields the protein MKPDVLEINVAMQISKPINEVFEAIVNPEKMCNYFISQSTGRMEEGKDLIWKFPEFDFECPVKVVKAEPNLISYYWENSGENLLVEMKLSTVGDNFTLVKISEKSMANNEAGLKWLSGNSFGWSNFLACLKAYLEYGINLRKGSFDFMKK from the coding sequence ATGAAACCCGACGTTTTAGAAATAAATGTGGCTATGCAAATTTCAAAACCAATCAATGAGGTTTTTGAAGCCATTGTAAACCCTGAAAAAATGTGTAATTATTTCATTTCACAAAGTACAGGAAGAATGGAAGAAGGCAAAGATTTGATTTGGAAATTTCCCGAATTTGATTTTGAATGTCCGGTAAAAGTTGTCAAAGCTGAGCCAAATCTAATTTCATATTATTGGGAAAACAGTGGTGAAAATCTTTTGGTTGAAATGAAACTTTCTACCGTTGGCGACAATTTTACTTTAGTAAAAATCTCTGAAAAAAGTATGGCAAACAATGAAGCCGGACTCAAATGGCTTTCCGGAAATTCCTTTGGCTGGTCAAATTTTCTGGCGTGTCTAAAAGCCTATCTTGAATACGGAATCAATCTCAGAAAAGGTTCCTTTGATTTTATGAAAAAATAA
- a CDS encoding oxidoreductase: MRISVIGGGPGGLYFSILTKKAMPDCQIDVYERNKADDSFGFGVVFSDETLGEFLSRDLKSYELIRSNFAYWDDIIIARDGQTVSIAGNGFCGCSRKKLLQLLQQRCTEEGVNLHFEQNIDDVSQFKDADIIVACDGIGSTIRTQFANDFGTKISLKKNRFVWLGSTKPLDAFTYFFRTTPHGTIVAHTYQYQPGMSTWIFECSDETWQKHGFEVTNEEDTIAKISEIFKEELDGHGLITNKSHWRQFPHVTNEKWYHNNIVLLGDAKATAHYSIGSGTKLAMDSAIGLSDAVIANPTNVQAAFEQYDKTRRNTVEMIQHAALVSLDWFENMNRNNQHPFYQFAFGCMTRAKKVTYENLRLRDKSFTDKVLSEFNSNHIPPAFTKFKLRDLELSNRIVMSPMGQYSAENGLINDWHLVHYGSRATGGVGLIITEMTAVSETGRITLGCAGIYTEKQMLKWKSIIDFIHKNTQTKIGIQLGHSGRKGASKKPWETEPIHPSDSELAKQNPWELISASTIAFNENYAMPKAMSLADMDLVTSQFVQATKNADEAGFDMIELQAHHGFLLASFLSPFTNVRTDEFGGGIENRLKFPLRVFNEMRNAFPKDKPMSVRISATDWAENGISEEDVLTIATAFKNAGADIINVSTGNTVANQKPQTGRMWQTPFSDLVRNTIHVPTITTGYIQDIDQINTIILNGRADLVALGRPLLADANFVRNAQAYEQFQTDDIPNQYKMGSSHLYPLKAAERKQTESMKIALKPKSNKK; this comes from the coding sequence ATGAGGATATCAGTAATTGGCGGCGGTCCGGGCGGATTATACTTTTCGATACTAACCAAAAAAGCAATGCCCGATTGCCAAATTGATGTTTACGAACGTAACAAAGCAGATGACAGTTTCGGGTTTGGAGTCGTGTTTTCAGATGAAACTTTAGGCGAATTTCTTTCCCGAGATTTAAAATCCTATGAATTAATCAGAAGCAATTTTGCCTATTGGGATGACATCATCATTGCCCGAGACGGACAAACCGTAAGCATCGCCGGAAACGGATTTTGTGGTTGTTCCCGAAAAAAATTATTGCAATTATTACAACAACGATGCACAGAGGAAGGCGTAAATCTTCATTTCGAGCAAAATATAGATGATGTTTCCCAATTCAAAGATGCTGATATTATTGTGGCTTGCGATGGAATTGGAAGTACAATCCGGACACAATTTGCCAATGACTTCGGAACCAAAATTTCATTAAAGAAGAACCGCTTCGTCTGGCTTGGATCAACCAAACCTTTAGATGCTTTTACCTATTTCTTTAGAACAACGCCACACGGAACTATTGTTGCTCATACTTATCAATACCAACCGGGAATGAGCACGTGGATTTTTGAATGCAGTGATGAAACCTGGCAAAAACATGGATTTGAAGTTACTAATGAAGAAGATACAATTGCCAAAATATCCGAAATATTCAAAGAAGAATTGGATGGTCACGGCTTAATCACAAACAAATCACATTGGCGCCAGTTTCCGCATGTTACGAATGAAAAATGGTATCACAATAACATAGTTCTTTTAGGAGATGCCAAAGCCACAGCCCACTACTCTATTGGTTCGGGAACCAAATTGGCTATGGATTCTGCCATAGGTTTATCAGATGCTGTGATTGCCAATCCGACCAATGTACAGGCAGCTTTTGAACAATACGACAAAACCCGAAGAAACACAGTTGAAATGATTCAGCATGCCGCTTTGGTTTCGCTAGACTGGTTTGAAAATATGAACAGAAACAACCAGCATCCGTTTTATCAATTCGCTTTTGGATGCATGACAAGAGCGAAGAAAGTCACATATGAAAACCTTCGCTTACGCGATAAATCGTTTACGGATAAAGTGCTGAGCGAATTTAACAGTAACCATATTCCTCCGGCTTTTACCAAATTTAAACTGCGAGATTTAGAACTCTCAAACCGAATTGTAATGTCACCAATGGGACAATATTCAGCCGAAAACGGATTGATCAACGATTGGCATTTGGTGCATTATGGAAGTCGGGCAACAGGCGGTGTCGGGTTGATTATAACCGAGATGACAGCGGTTTCAGAAACAGGACGTATTACTTTAGGTTGTGCCGGAATATATACTGAAAAACAAATGCTTAAATGGAAATCAATTATAGATTTTATTCATAAAAATACGCAAACAAAAATCGGAATTCAACTTGGTCATTCAGGTCGAAAAGGTGCGTCAAAAAAACCTTGGGAAACCGAACCAATTCACCCGAGCGATAGCGAACTGGCGAAGCAAAATCCATGGGAATTGATTTCAGCATCTACAATAGCTTTTAATGAAAATTATGCTATGCCAAAAGCAATGTCTTTAGCAGATATGGATTTGGTTACATCTCAATTTGTTCAGGCAACAAAAAATGCAGACGAAGCCGGTTTTGATATGATAGAATTACAGGCACATCACGGATTTTTGTTAGCCTCTTTCCTATCGCCTTTCACGAATGTCAGAACGGATGAATTTGGCGGAGGTATCGAAAACAGATTGAAATTCCCGTTACGCGTTTTCAACGAAATGCGAAATGCATTTCCAAAAGACAAACCAATGTCGGTTAGAATATCCGCAACTGATTGGGCGGAAAACGGCATTTCAGAAGAAGATGTCTTGACCATTGCTACTGCGTTTAAAAATGCCGGTGCCGATATCATCAATGTTTCAACCGGAAATACCGTAGCAAATCAGAAACCACAAACGGGAAGAATGTGGCAAACACCATTCTCGGATTTGGTTCGGAATACAATTCATGTTCCAACCATTACAACGGGTTACATTCAGGACATTGATCAAATCAATACCATCATTCTGAATGGCAGAGCTGATTTAGTCGCATTGGGAAGACCATTGTTGGCTGATGCCAATTTTGTTAGAAATGCGCAGGCTTACGAACAATTTCAAACGGATGATATTCCAAATCAATACAAAATGGGAAGTTCTCATTTGTATCCGTTAAAAGCTGCCGAAAGAAAGCAAACGGAAAGCATGAAAATAGCATTGAAACCGAAGAGTAATAAGAAATAG